DNA from Candidatus Methylacidiphilales bacterium:
TGATATTTATTTAAATATTTTTCTAACTCGTTATTTGCTAAATTAATTAATTGCTGCTTCATATCATCTTTTTTTACAGATACAGCAGTAGGTAATTGTGCATTAGTGTTTTCATAAATAGTGAAGTTACAACGAGCAATTACTCTACAAATATTATTTAAAACTTCAGGGTATTTTTTATATATTAACGTAGCTTCATTTTCACTAAGCACAAATTGCTCATCTCTGAACAAGGGGTTGATTAAGTAGTCATTTAAACGCTGACTTGATTGTATGCATACTTTAATTTCATGAGTTAAATAACTTTCTCTATCAATAAAACGCACATTATTGACTGCTACTAATGGCAGTGAATTAATTTTAGCTAGACTTGCTAATTGAGAATGTATATAGGTTGAGCAAGAAGCGTTAAGTGGCGGAAATCCAATAGACATATTATCGCCAACAATACTAGTTATTCTTGAAATATCATCAGAGTCAATATCTAAATAAATAGCTTGTGGTGAAATATTTATTGAAAATGGATCTGCTAATGGATTATAAATTAAAAATAACCCGGAATGATTGTCAAGTAAGTCTTCAATTGGTATTTGTTTGTATAAATTATCAGATCGAGTATAAGCATTTGTTAGTAGCGAGCAAAGATTTTGATAGCCGTCACGATTCATAACTAGGGCAGTAATACAAAAAGTTTTTTCTTTTATACCTTTACATATCAAATCACAACCAATAATTGGATATATGCCTTGTTCTTTAGAAATTTTACAAAATTGGACCGAACCAAACAGATTCATAGTATCTGTGAGGGCAACCGCGCCTTGATGTAACTCTTTTGCCCGTTTTATTAATGTGCCTATTTTTATAATACCGTCGGATTTAGTGTACTCGCTATGAACATTTAGGTGCGCAAACATTATTTAACGTTCGCTTCTAAATGTCACTCTATGATATTTAGATATTCCATATTTAGATATCATTTCTTTATGTTTTTTAGTTGGATAACCTTTGTGAAGATGGAAGTGATATCTTGGTTCAAAGTAGCTAAGCTTTGACATCACTCTATCTCTGTATACTTTTGCGACAATAGAAGCTGCAGATACAGCAGGTTCTAGCATATCCCCTCGAATCAGTGGAATAATATTTCTATTTTCAGGAAGCGGGGAAAAAATCCCATCAACATAAACTTTAATTCCGGATTGATAAACAAGTTGGATAGATTTTCTCATTGCCAGTAAACTAGCTTGCAAAATATTTATTTTATCGATTATCTTGGGTGAGATTTCAATAACTGACCAGGAAATTGCGTTTTCTAATATTTGATTAAAGTAATAAATTCTTTTCGTTGGGCTAAGCGCTTTAGAGTCTTTAATCTTTTCAAAAATTTTTGGATATGGAAAAGGCAACACAACTGATGATGCTACCACTGGTCCCGCTAGACACCCTCTACCCACTTCATCGCACCCACAAATCATACAATATTAGATTGCTTTAAACAATATCTTCAGTTCTTCTTGTCTGAAAAGTAACTACACCTTGTTTCGATGCCACAACAAAATCAACTAACTGCTTAACTTGATCGTAAGAATTATATAAATCTACCAAGTCACTATGCGCGACTCTAACCGCCAGCGGTTGATTGGAGAGTATAATTCTCGAAGCTTTTTTTATTGCTTGAATCAATTCTGGTTGAAAATTTTTTCTCATCATTCCAACTTTATTGATACCGATTGCTTTAGCTGGCATCCCAGCAATTTTAGAGTACGGAGCAATATTTTTTCTAATTATAGATCCAAAACCAACAAAACAGTAAGATCCAATTGTTATAAATTGATGAAAAATGCTAAAAGCACCTATGACGGCAAAATTACAAATAGTGCAGTGTCCAGCAAAACCGACATTATTGGCAAATATATTTCCATTTCCAACTACACAATCATGGGCAATATGGACGCCAGCCATTAATAAGTTATTATCGCCAATAATTGTTCTATCTGACGTTATTCCAGTCGCTCTATGAATAGTTACATTCTCACGAATAACATTGCCAGAACCAATAATCAGGTATGTGTTTTGATTTTTATATTTAAGATCTTGAGGATCGCCACCTATTGTTGAAAAAGGATGAAAACAATTGTTCTCTCTAATAATAGTACCTGGATTAATCACCACATGAGAAAGCAGTTTTGTGTTGTTACCAATTTGAACATTCCTACCCACATAACAATGCGGACCAATAAAAACCTTCTCGCCTAATTCGGCTTTTGGGTGTATTTCAGCAGTTGGATGAATAAATCCCATTTTATCTAACCGTACATAATAAATTACCTTCTGCAGTTAGTAAGTCATTTACATAGACTTTTGCAAAAAATAAAAATGGAGGCTTATGTCGCTTACCTTGTAACGTGACCTCAAAAAACATTACATCACCAGGCCTAACTAATCTTCTATACTTTAAATCATCGACCTTTAAGAGTAAAAATTCATTGCTTGAAATTGTGTCCCATGACATAGCTGCTAACAAGGCAGAAGATTGCGCCATGGCCTCCATAATATAAGCGCCAGGATAAATTGGAAAACCTGGATAATGCCCTTGAAGTACCGGATCACTAAAACTAATATTTTTTTGAGTTACAATTTTTTCACTAGCTATAAACTCAACTACCCTATCAATTAACAAAAAAGGATAACGATGTGGTAGGTATTTCACTATTTTTTCAATGCCAAGTATTTCATTGGTTGTATCAAATCTAGAGCTCATAGTAGTTACATTATAATTCTTTTACATCTTTAGAAAAAGCTTTAATAATTGAAATAAAAACTCTCTGCCATTGTCGATAGGGTAAAGCAGGGATATGAGCACCGTACACTCCTGGCACACGGATACTTCTCGACACAACACTACCGAATAAAACAGTGACATGGGAACAAATTTGTAAATGGTCAGCAACAATCACTCTCCCCCCCAAAGTACAGTAATCACCAAGTTTTGAACTTCCTGCAACTGCTGAATAAGCGGCTAAAATTGTGTGCTCACCTACTTCGACATTATGCGCAATATGCACATGTGCATCAAATTTAACACCTTTTTTAATTACAGTGTTTTCATAAGTGCCACGATTAATAGACGAATAACTTCCTATACTACATCCAGAATCAATTTTCACAGATCCAAAGTGGGGAACTTTTAGCCACTTAGACCCATCAAACTTAAAGCCAAACCCATCAAGTCCAATAGCAGCATGAGAAAATATTTCAATATCATCTTCAAGTATTGAGTTAGCAATCACTACAAATGGATGTATTAAACAATTTTTTCCTATACATACATTATCACCAATCCAAGATGAAGCGTAGATTAAAGTAGAATCACCGATAACAACGTTATTACCTATAAAAACACCTTGGTCTATAAAAACATTGTTTCCGATTATTGCACTTGGAGAAATGATGGCTGAAGGATGGATACCAGACTTTGTTAATTTTGGTAGAAACAGGTTTGATATTTTGATAAAATCAATTACAGGATTTTCACTTATCAAGACCGGTTTTATAAAGCTATAGTATTTTAATTCCTTAGGAATAAGGATTGCGGCAACTTTTGAATTTTGGGCTAGTGAATAAAATTTCTCATGCTCAATATATCCAAGTGCGTTCTTTTTTTCACTGGTTAAACTTGTCACTGATTCAATAATTACTGAATCTGTATTATTACCTTTTAGCTCTAGGTTGCATATTCGAGCTAATTCATTCAAAGTATAGCTTTGCATTGATTTTAGTATACAATAGAAAAATAATACTGATTAAAATCCTGACCCAATGGAAAATTGAAATTCTTGGATATTTGCTTTATCTTCTGGGTAATTTTTTAACGGTTTAGCGTAACTAAATAACAGAGGTCCGATTGGCGTTACCCATACCATTCCAATACCAATATCGTATCTTAAAGTGGCAAAATTAAATGTAGAGTATTTTGAAGATAAATTTCCAGCATCGATAAACGCAACAATTCGTAAAGGGTTTTCACTTGGGGGAGCGTTACCAATCGCAGGTTTTTTAGGATCAAAGTAAATTTCTAATGAGCTATATAGTGAAAAATCACCTCCAATTGAGTTACCAAAAACATCTTTTGGACCTAATCCATATGGTTCATAGGCTCTTAGATTTGAAATACCACCCAAATATTCCTTATCAAAAATTGGAAGTTCATCTAATTTTTCACCGTACTGATTTCTTTTAATATTTGAGTAAAGCAATCCTTGAGTAACAGAATGTTTTGTTAACAAAACAATTCTTTCACCTAACGGCTGGTAATACTTAAAATCTAAAGAATGTTTCAAGTACGAAGGATTGGTGTTTGAATGATAAAGCGAAAAATTATAACTGAATTGAGAACCAATGTCTGGAAATAAAGTCCTGTTTCTAGTATCATGTGAATACGATAACCCTAGCGTTAAATATTTATACGTATTGCCATACGTGAGTACATAATTACTAAATTGGTCTGAAGTTGATCCAGCCGCTGATAACTTTTGATCTTTATAGCCAGGCAGCACGGTAAAACTTGAATATTCAGTTATTGGGATGCTCCATCCAAAATTGAAAACCGAACTTCCTAAAAGGTATGGGACGATTGTAGAAACTGTGCTTGAGTATTTTGCCACATTAATTTTAGATGTTGAGATTGAAGTAATAAAATCAATTCCGTCTTCAGTGAAATATGAAATTCTATAAGATGCGCTAGCTTGCTGCTGGACTTGGCTAAACCCCAATGATAATGAAATCGAGTCACCTGTATTAACAAAATTATCCCGCGATAAAGAAAAATTTAAATTTAATCTATTTGCCTGTGAGTATCCAACCTGAAAAGAGAAATTTCCAGACTGTCTCTCTTGAACAGTAAATGTAACATCCACGAGATGAGAAATACCTGGTACTTTATCTAGAGTATATGAAACCTCAGAGAGATAGGTTAACCGTTGTAATCGTTCTTTTGATCTTTCAAGCAAGCTTTTGGAATAAGGCGCACCTTCAAACTGTCTCATTTCCCTACGCAATACAGAATCAATAACAGAATTATTATTAGCAAAAGTAATTCTTCTAACAATTATTTTACTTCCAGGATTTACTATAATTTTTAACCGGACAGATTTACTACTCTCATCTAAAATGCTTGTGTATTTTGTTTCTGAGTAAGCGAATCCCATATCAGAAAGTAAAGAATTTATTGCATTAGTGCTTAATGTTAGTAGTCGTTGTGAAAAATATGTTTTATTTTTAATATATATAAACCTATGCAAATCATTTATTGAAAACTCAGACGATTCATAGTTAATTAAAATAGCATCAACTGATTCCACCGTATATCGATCACCCTCAAAGAGAGTAATAGAAATTTCAAGCCCGTCCCGCTCCGGAGTAAGAGTTACAATGGTTGATTTTATTTTAAAACGCAGGAAACCATTATCAAGATACCATGATTTTAGAGCTTCAATATCACCTTCAAGCTTTCTCTTTGAGTATCGATTATTTTTATTTGCAGGATCAAGAATATCAGCAACTTGTAAAGAGAATAACTCGAGTAAATTAGATTTTGTATAATTTTTATTCCCGATTATGTTAATCCTCTTAATGATGGCAGGATCCCCT
Protein-coding regions in this window:
- the bamA gene encoding outer membrane protein assembly factor BamA: MRLIFLTISLICVLNPAFSNAESFEYNSIVYRGNVRIPTSYLETLVGLPKRGVINKQSLGSLIQKLYSLKYFEDIIIKHENSILYIELQERPTIVGVEIKGNSLIETKILEENLKNAQIAKGEIFNKSILEVIGKEIKKAYYNEGRYNAKVDLEITDIGQGGKKIIIQITEGDPAIIKRINIIGNKNYTKSNLLELFSLQVADILDPANKNNRYSKRKLEGDIEALKSWYLDNGFLRFKIKSTIVTLTPERDGLEISITLFEGDRYTVESVDAILINYESSEFSINDLHRFIYIKNKTYFSQRLLTLSTNAINSLLSDMGFAYSETKYTSILDESSKSVRLKIIVNPGSKIIVRRITFANNNSVIDSVLRREMRQFEGAPYSKSLLERSKERLQRLTYLSEVSYTLDKVPGISHLVDVTFTVQERQSGNFSFQVGYSQANRLNLNFSLSRDNFVNTGDSISLSLGFSQVQQQASASYRISYFTEDGIDFITSISTSKINVAKYSSTVSTIVPYLLGSSVFNFGWSIPITEYSSFTVLPGYKDQKLSAAGSTSDQFSNYVLTYGNTYKYLTLGLSYSHDTRNRTLFPDIGSQFSYNFSLYHSNTNPSYLKHSLDFKYYQPLGERIVLLTKHSVTQGLLYSNIKRNQYGEKLDELPIFDKEYLGGISNLRAYEPYGLGPKDVFGNSIGGDFSLYSSLEIYFDPKKPAIGNAPPSENPLRIVAFIDAGNLSSKYSTFNFATLRYDIGIGMVWVTPIGPLLFSYAKPLKNYPEDKANIQEFQFSIGSGF
- a CDS encoding ribonuclease HII, translated to MICGCDEVGRGCLAGPVVASSVVLPFPYPKIFEKIKDSKALSPTKRIYYFNQILENAISWSVIEISPKIIDKINILQASLLAMRKSIQLVYQSGIKVYVDGIFSPLPENRNIIPLIRGDMLEPAVSAASIVAKVYRDRVMSKLSYFEPRYHFHLHKGYPTKKHKEMISKYGISKYHRVTFRSER
- the lpxA gene encoding acyl-ACP--UDP-N-acetylglucosamine O-acyltransferase, coding for MGFIHPTAEIHPKAELGEKVFIGPHCYVGRNVQIGNNTKLLSHVVINPGTIIRENNCFHPFSTIGGDPQDLKYKNQNTYLIIGSGNVIRENVTIHRATGITSDRTIIGDNNLLMAGVHIAHDCVVGNGNIFANNVGFAGHCTICNFAVIGAFSIFHQFITIGSYCFVGFGSIIRKNIAPYSKIAGMPAKAIGINKVGMMRKNFQPELIQAIKKASRIILSNQPLAVRVAHSDLVDLYNSYDQVKQLVDFVVASKQGVVTFQTRRTEDIV
- the fabZ gene encoding 3-hydroxyacyl-ACP dehydratase FabZ translates to MSSRFDTTNEILGIEKIVKYLPHRYPFLLIDRVVEFIASEKIVTQKNISFSDPVLQGHYPGFPIYPGAYIMEAMAQSSALLAAMSWDTISSNEFLLLKVDDLKYRRLVRPGDVMFFEVTLQGKRHKPPFLFFAKVYVNDLLTAEGNLLCTVR
- the lpxD gene encoding UDP-3-O-(3-hydroxymyristoyl)glucosamine N-acyltransferase, yielding MQSYTLNELARICNLELKGNNTDSVIIESVTSLTSEKKNALGYIEHEKFYSLAQNSKVAAILIPKELKYYSFIKPVLISENPVIDFIKISNLFLPKLTKSGIHPSAIISPSAIIGNNVFIDQGVFIGNNVVIGDSTLIYASSWIGDNVCIGKNCLIHPFVVIANSILEDDIEIFSHAAIGLDGFGFKFDGSKWLKVPHFGSVKIDSGCSIGSYSSINRGTYENTVIKKGVKFDAHVHIAHNVEVGEHTILAAYSAVAGSSKLGDYCTLGGRVIVADHLQICSHVTVLFGSVVSRSIRVPGVYGAHIPALPYRQWQRVFISIIKAFSKDVKEL